A window from Deinococcus reticulitermitis encodes these proteins:
- a CDS encoding BREX protein BrxB domain-containing protein, which yields MSSFAKGLRELEEILQRDPRRIDDYGQKPFAVLLYDPADEFLLAQALDGLVTRLNGVRQVRRVSFAQLLTAVLDEALEREGASREEFFELERDSGSEEIQNTLVTLLDRNSALTRAVADSAEGLDPFQDVLVLERAGSLYPYYRVNPLLESLARFTQISTVLCYPGTREGISGLSFMGTQEVLRGYRQRIF from the coding sequence GTGTCCTCCTTCGCTAAGGGCCTGCGCGAGCTGGAAGAGATTCTGCAGCGCGATCCGCGGCGGATTGACGATTACGGCCAGAAGCCGTTCGCGGTGCTCCTGTACGATCCCGCCGACGAGTTTCTGCTGGCGCAGGCTCTTGACGGTCTGGTCACCCGCCTGAATGGCGTACGTCAGGTGCGCCGGGTGTCGTTCGCGCAGCTTCTGACGGCGGTCCTTGATGAGGCGCTGGAGCGGGAAGGGGCGTCTCGCGAGGAATTCTTTGAACTGGAACGCGACTCCGGGTCAGAGGAGATCCAGAACACATTGGTCACCCTGCTGGATCGGAACTCAGCCCTGACACGCGCCGTGGCGGACAGTGCGGAGGGGCTTGATCCCTTCCAGGACGTTCTGGTACTTGAGCGGGCCGGCAGCCTCTACCCGTATTACCGCGTGAATCCACTGTTGGAGAGCCTCGCGCGGTTCACGCAGATCAGCACCGTCCTCTGTTACCCCGGCACACGGGAGGGCATCAGCGGCCTGAGTTTCATGGGTACGCAGGAAGTTCTCCGTGGCTACCGGCAACGCATCTTCTGA